A genomic region of Pelomicrobium methylotrophicum contains the following coding sequences:
- a CDS encoding AAA family ATPase has product MDCFSDLRSKFEAVGYLIEPDLAVAIELVTRLHRPLLIEGEAGVGKTELAKAMARAYGCQLIRLQCYEGLDINTAVYEWNYQRQLLAIKIGSSDISVGR; this is encoded by the coding sequence GTGGATTGTTTTTCTGATCTGCGGTCGAAGTTCGAGGCTGTGGGCTACTTGATCGAGCCCGACCTCGCTGTTGCCATCGAGCTGGTCACCCGGTTGCATCGTCCACTGCTGATCGAAGGCGAGGCCGGCGTAGGCAAAACAGAGCTTGCCAAAGCCATGGCCAGAGCTTACGGCTGCCAGCTTATCCGGCTCCAGTGTTACGAGGGTCTGGACATCAACACCGCGGTGTACGAGTGGAATTACCAGCGCCAGTTGCTGGCCATAAAGAT